Proteins encoded within one genomic window of Triticum aestivum cultivar Chinese Spring chromosome 2D, IWGSC CS RefSeq v2.1, whole genome shotgun sequence:
- the LOC123050493 gene encoding bZIP transcription factor 27, with the protein MEDVWKDMSLCSTPLALQSYHLHSPAAAPYRGAAVYPQDYLAGAVPQPPRTPPPAHTALTLEFTCPGGTSAANTATSSGDDPAGCHFGFSASGGGSRRAVVQPAVGGDRRQRRMVKNRESAARSRARKQAHTNEMELELEQLRRENRMLIQREQDFINDRLAKAAQVAVPDCSSSSSSWRRNTSSSTLQQPQRCRSAPAP; encoded by the exons ATGGAGGATGTGTGGAAGGACATGTCGCTGTGCTCCACCCCGCTCGCGCTACAGTCCTACCACCTCCACTCCCCGGCCGCCGCTCCCTACCGCGGCGCCGCTGTCTACCCCCAGGACTACCTGGCCGGCGCGGTTCCGCAACCGCCCCGCACGCCGCCGCCGGCTCACACGGCGCTCACCCTGGAGTTCACCTGCCCCGGGGGGACCAGCGCTGCCAACACGGCCACCAGCTCCGGCGACGACCCAGCCGGCTGCCACTTTGGCTTCTCCGCGTCCGGAGGCGGCAGCAGGAGGGCCGTGGTCCAGCCGGCGGTGGGCGGCGACCGGCGGCAGCGCCGGATGGTCAAGAACCGGGAGTCGGCGGCGCGGTCGCGGGCGCGGAAGCAGGCCCACACCAACGagatggagctggagctggagcagCTGCGCCGGGAGAACAGGATGCTTATCCAGCGCGAGCAGGACTTCATCAAC GATCGCTTGGCGAAGGCGGCGCAGGTAGCCGTCCCggactgcagcagcagcagcagcagctggaggAGGAACACTAGTAGCAGTACCCTCCAGCAGCCGCAGAGGTGCCGCTCCGCCCCTGCACCATGA
- the LOC123055045 gene encoding receptor-like serine/threonine-protein kinase SD1-8 encodes MFLNLRVMLVSAVLFLSLGTCSAGGVASPDTLNDGRRNITDGQTLVSAGGSFTLGFFSPGEPNRRYVGIWFSASTDAVVWVANRDSPLNDTAGVLEIDGAGRLLLLDGSGRTAWSSLNTTTGGATSSSFSAAAKLLESGNLVVVRDEEEGSGAVLWQSFDHPSNTLIAGMRLGRNPQTGAEWSLRSWRSPEDPATGDCRRAMDTRGLPDCVSWRGDVKKYRTGPWNGLWFSGVPEMASYSDMFTNQVVVRPDDVAYVFNATAAAPFSRLVLSEAGVIQRLAWDGGSRVWNVFAQAPRDVCDDYAKCGAFGLCNVNTAATLFCGCVQGYVPVSPAHWSMREAAAGCRRNVPLDCRDGGATTDGFAVVSGVKLPDTDNATVDVGATLEGCRARCLANCSCVAFAAADIRGGGGGSGCVIWAGDIVDVRYVDKGQDLYVRLAKSELAAANKKRGSILKILLPATACLLVLMCSIFLVWICKFRGNRRNRDNQAKSILRGASNQLIGDENIELPLVSFKDIVAATNDFSNENMLGQGGFGKVYKGILEDDKEVAIKRLSKSSGQGAEEFRNEVVLIAKLQHRNLVRLLGYCIHEDERLLIYEYLPNKSLDVFIFDAASKYVLDWPTRFQIIKGVARGLLYLHQDSRLTIIHRDLKSSNILLDVDMSPKISDFGMARIFGRDQQEANTNRVVGTYGYMSPEYAMDGAFSVKSDTYSFGVLLLEIISGLKISLPHLSEFPNLLAYAWNLWNDGKPMDMVDSSIADNCSPTEVLRCIHIGLLCVQDNPYNRPLMSSVVFMLENETTELSTPRQPVYFAYRNSEAKETGENTSSSMNNMSVTMFEGR; translated from the exons ATGTTCCTCAACCTTCGTGTCATGCTCGTCTCAGCTGTGCTCTTTCTTTCTCTCGGAACCTGCTCGGCCGGGGGAGTTGCATCTCCGGACACCCTGAACGATGGCCGGCGCAACATCACCGACGGCCAGACGCTCGTCTCGGCCGGTGGCTCCTTCACCCTCGGGTTCTTCTCGCCGGGCGAGCCGAACAGGAGGTACGTCGGGATATGGTTCTCCGCGTCCACCGACGCCGTGGTCTGGGTGGCCAACCGCGACAGCCCGCTCAACGACACCGCCGGCGTGCTGGAGATCGACGGGGCAGGCAGGCTTCTCCTGCTCGACGGCTCCGGCCGGACCGCGTGGTCCTCCTTAAACACGACGACCGGTGGCGCCACTTCTTCTTCGTTCTCCGCGGCCGCGAAGCTGCTCGAGTCCGGCAACCTAGTGGTGGTGCGCGACGAAGAAGAAGGCAGCGGCGCCGTGCTGTGGCAGTCGTTCGACCACCCATCCAACACCCTGATCGCCGGGATGCGGCTGGGCAGGAACCCGCAGACGGGCGCCGAGTGGTCCCTCAGGTCTTGGCGCTCCCCGGAAGACCCGGCGACTGGGGACTGCCGGCGCGCCATGGACACGAGGGGGCTGCCGGACTGCGTGTCGTGGCGCGGCGACGTCAAGAAGTACCGGACGGGGCCGTGGAACGGGCTGTGGTTCAGCGGCGTCCCGGAGATGGCGTCCTACTCCGACATGTTCACGAACCAGGTGGTGGTCCGGCCCGACGACGTGGCCTACGTGTTCAACGCCACGGCGGCGGCGCCCTTCTCGCGGCTGGTGCTGAGCGAGGCCGGCGTGATCCAGCGGCTGGCGTGGGACGGCGGCAGCCGGGTGTGGAACGTGTTCGCGCAGGCGCCGCGGGACGTGTGCGACGACTACGCCAAGTGCGGCGCCTTCGGGCTGTGCAACGTCAACACGGCGGCCACTCTCTTCTGCGGGTGCGTGCAGGGGTACGTGCCCGTGTCCCCCGCGCACTGGTCCATGAGGGAGGCCGCCGCCGGCTGCCGGAGGAACGTGCCGCTGGACTGCCGCGACGGGGGCGCCACCACGGACGGGTTCGCCGTGGTGTCCGGCGTGAAGCTCCCTGACACCGACAACGCGACGGTGGACGTCGGGGCGACGCTGGAGGGATGCAGGGCGAGGTGCCTGGCCAACTGCTCCTGCGTGGCCTTCGCCGCCGCTGACAtcagaggaggcggcggaggcagtgGCTGCGTCATCTGGGCCGGTGACATCGTCGACGTCCGGTACGTCGACAAAGGCCAGGATCTCTACGTGAGGCTGGCAAAATCTGAACTAGCAG CTGCTAATAAGAAGAGGGGGAGTATCTTGAAGATTTTGCTACCAGCCACTGCATGTCTGCTTGTACTGATGTGCAGCATATTCCTTGTTTGGATATGCAAGTTCAGAG GCAACCGTCGAAACAGGGATAACCAGGCAAAGTCGATTCTACGGGGCGCATCAAACCAACTAATTGGTGATGAAAATATCGAGCTTCCATTGGTGAGCTTCAAAGACATTGTTGCCGCCACAAACGATTTCTCTAACGAGAACATGCTCGGACAAGGAGGCTTTGGGAAGGTTTATAAG GGAATACTGGAAGATGACAAAGAAGTTGCTATCAAAAGGCTCAGTAAGAGTTCTGGACAAGGAGCGGAGGAATTCAGAAATGAAGTTGTTCTAATTGCCAAGTTGCAGCATAGGAACCTTGTCAGGCTTCTTGGTTATTGTATTCATGAAGATGAGAGGCTGCTGATTTACGAGTACTTACCAAACAAAAGCTTGGATGTCTTCATTTTTG ACGCTGCAAGTAAGTATGTCCTTGATTGGCCAACAAGGTTCCAAATAATCAAAGGGGTAGCCAGAGGACTTCTTTATCTCCACCAAGATTCAAGGCTGACCATAATTCATAGAGACCTTAAATCAAGCAACATCTTGTTAGATGTGGATATGAGCCCAAAGATATCAGATTTTGGTATGGCAAGAATCTTTGGTCGCGACCAGCAAGAAGCAAACACTAACCGAGTTGTTGGTACATA TGGTTACATGTCTCCTGAATATGCGATGGATGGCGCCTTCTCTGTCAAGTCTGATACTTACAGCTTTGGTGTTCTACTCTTGGAGATCATAAGTGGTCTGAAGATTAGCTTACCTCACCTCTCAGAATTTCCAAACCTCTTAGCTTAT GCATGGAACTTATGGAATGATGGGAAGCCAATGGATATGGTGGACTCTTCCATTGCTGATAACTGTTCACCAACTGAAGTTCTACGGTGTATTCATATAGGGCTCTTATGTGTGCAAGATAATCCTTACAATAGGCCACTCATGTCATCGGTTGTGTTCATGTTAGAGAACGAAACCACAGAACTTTCAACACCAAGACAACCCGTGTATTTTGCATACAGGAACTCTGAAGCAAAAGAAACAGGGGAAAATACCAGCAGCTCAATGAATAACATGAGTGTCACGATGTTCGAAGGGCGGTAG
- the LOC123055046 gene encoding uncharacterized protein, with translation MATPLPPPLPAFVYRISTGDEWAELQRTGGTLGGDLDRSTGCFHLSDLAQVKMTLKNYFRGQNDLYLLQIDTAKIADGLIYEAADGCNYFPHFYGPDRSFAPLQLSAVVKADKIELANNDFTCSLLDGAAI, from the exons ATGGcaacgccgctgccgccgccgctgccagcgTTCGTGTACCGGATCAGCACGGGGGATGAGTGGGCGGAGCTCCAGCGCACCGGCGGCACCCTCGGCGGCGACCTCGACCGCTCCACCGGCTGCTTCCACCTCAGCGACCTCGCCCAG GTGAAGATGACGCTAAAGAATTATTTCCGTGGGCAAAATGATCTATACCTGCTACAAATTGACACTGCCAAG ATTGCAGATGGCTTAATTTATGAGGCAGCTGATGGCTGTAACTACTTTCCTCATTTCTATGGCCCTGATCGGAGCTTTGCACCCCTTCAACTAAGTGCTGTTGTCAAGGCAGACAAAATAGAGCTGGCGAACAATGATTTTACTTGCAGTCTACTTGATGGAGCGGCCATCTAA